In Rattus norvegicus strain BN/NHsdMcwi chromosome 1, GRCr8, whole genome shotgun sequence, a genomic segment contains:
- the Fpr2 gene encoding formyl peptide receptor, related sequence 2, translated as MEANYSVPLNVSEVVVYDSTISRVLWILSMVVLSITFVLGVLGNGLVIWVAGFRMVHTVTTTCYLNLALADFSFTATLPFFVISTAMKEKWPFGWFLCKLVHIVVDINLFGSVFLIALIALDRCICVLHPVWAQNHRTVSLARKVVVGPWILALILTLPIFVFMTTVRVPGGNVYCTFNYASWGKTVEEVLDVANTCETVRGTIRFVIGFTMPMSIVAICYGLIAVKIHRRALVNSSRPLRVLTAVVVSFFICWFPFQLVALLGTIWFKELLFNTRYGILKMWVNPTSSLAYFNSCLNPMLYVFMGQDFRERLIHSLPSSLERALSEDCGQTSDTGTNSALPPADIEIKAI; from the coding sequence ATGGAAGCCAACTATTCCGTCCCTCTGAATGTATCAGAAGTGGTGGTCTATGATTCTACCATCTCCAGAGTTCTGTGGATCCTCTCAATGGTGGTTCTCTCCATTACATTTGTCCTTGGTGTGCTGGGTAATGGACTAGTGATCTGGGTAGCTGGATTCCGGATGGTACACACTGTTACCACTACTTGTTATCTGAATTTAGCTTTGGCTGACTTCTCTTTCACAGCAACTCTACCATTCTTTGTCATCTCAACTGCTATGAAAGAAAAATGGCCTTTTGGCTGGTTTCTGTGTAAATTAGTTCACATTGTGGTAGACATAAACCTCTTTGGAAGTGTCTTCCTGATTGCTTTAATTGCCTTGGACCGCTGCATTTGTGTCCTGCATCCAGTCTGGGCTCAGAACCACCGCACTGTGAGCCTGGCTCGGAAGGTGGTTGTTGGGCCCTGGATTTTAGCTCTGATTCTCACTTTGCCCATTTTTGTTTTCATGACTACAGTTAGAGTTCCTGGAGGTAATGTGTACTGTACATTCAACTATGCATCCTGGGGAAAAACTGTTGAAGAAGTGCTGGACGTAGCAAACACTTGTGAAACAGTTAGAGGGACCATCAGGTTCGTTATTGGCTTCACAATGCCCATGTCCATTGTGGCCATCTGCTATGGACTCATCGCTGTCAAGATCCACAGAAGAGCACTTGTTAATTCCAGTCGTCCCTTACGAGTCCTTACAGCagttgtggtttctttctttatctgttggtTTCCCTTTCAACTGGTGGCCCTTTTAGGTACAATCTGGTTCAAAGAGCTATTGTTTAATACTCGTTACGGAATTCTTAAGATGTGGGTTAACCCAACCAGCTCATTGGCCTACTTCAATAGTTGCCTCAATCCAATGCTCTATGTTTTCATGGGCCAGGACTTCCGAGAGAGACTGATTCATTCTCTGCCTTCCAGTTTGGAGAGAGCTCTGAGTGAGGACTGTGGCCAAACCAGTGATACAGGCACAAATTCTGCTTTACCTCCTGCAGACATTGAGATAAAAGCAATATGA